One window of the Trifolium pratense cultivar HEN17-A07 linkage group LG2, ARS_RC_1.1, whole genome shotgun sequence genome contains the following:
- the LOC123903862 gene encoding probable inactive poly [ADP-ribose] polymerase SRO1 isoform X2, translating into MEANNEKALGRAVLNLKRKRASRYNTCPDGALRSVLPQWTSLISQRNKVVKRMRLNRYKSKPTNSEITFGQSLVRYYMNYKKSGRPERLMVYQNGGWKDFPQVVVDLVRKDFDAKKAAAEVELNGDHLVLNFLHMYQMNLKTGLQQPIAWIDETGCCFFPEIYATSDEGPYDLCNQDRGKGHEYPNESNEIKLHLEIEINGVNESKLGECSGESNVIVKHIEIDAKQACNQNDLEIEDSSNEMGNVGEAIEQNNDIGFNAYNEAVYGKLDLDTVQKMFLKGIGSFVSADIVEIYPFSSTLMQSRFELFEKQAEITKNCRGDANVRYAWLASSKGELSTMMKCGLGHCGLSASKCTHGTGVHLAAATCPFASARYCDVDENGVRHLVFCRVIMGNMELLRLGTRQFRPSNSDFDSGVDDIHNPRYYIVWNMNTNTHIYPEFVVSFKVSSNAEEELVEYGFHLDGRFHP; encoded by the exons ATGGAAGCAAACAACGAAAAGGCATTGGGTAGGGCTGTGCTCAATCTGAAGCGTAAGCGTGCTTCTCGATATAATACATGTCCAGATGGAGCTCTGCGTTCAGTGTTACCTCAATGGACATCACTAATATCACAAAGAAACAAGGTTGTTAAACGGATGAGATTGAACAGGTACAAAAGCAAGCCGACGAACTCAGAGATTACTTTTGGGCAGTCGTTGGTTAGGTATTATATGAATTATAAGAAGAGCGGACGCCCAGAACGTTTGATGGTCTATCAAAATGGCGGATGGAAGGACTTTCCTCAGGTCGTTGTTGACTTGGTTAGGAAAGattttgatgcaaagaaagcaGCTGCAGAGGTGGAGTTAAATGGCGATCATCTTGTGCTGAATTTTTTGCACATGTATCAGATGAATTTGAAAACTGGTTTGCAGCAACCTATTGCTTGGATTGATGAGACAGGGTGCTGCTTTTTCCCCGAAATTTATGCCACTTCTGATGAAGGGCCTTATGATCTCTGCAATCAGGACAGGGGAAAAGGTCATGAATATCCTAATGAATCtaatgaaattaaattacatttagAAATTGAAATAAATGGAGTGAATGAATCCAAGTTGGGGGAGTGCAGTGGTGAGTCCAATGTTATAGTTAAGCATATTGAAATCGATGCTAAACAAGCCTGCAATCAAAATGATTTAGAAATTGAAGATAGCAGTAATGAAATGGGAAATGTTGGTGAGGCCATTGAGCAAAATAATGATATAGGTTTTAATGCTTATAATGAAGCTGTATATGGAAAGTTAGATTTGGATACTGTACAGAAGATGTTTCTTAAGGGAATTGGTAGTTTTGTTAGTGCTGACATAGTTGAGATTTACCCCTTCTCAAGTACATTAATGCAATCACGATTTGAGCTTTTTGAGAAGCAAGctgaaattacaaaaaattgTCGTGGGGATGCTAATGTTCGATATGCTTGGCTTGCTTCTTCTAAAGGAGAACTATCTACTATGATGAAGTGTGGGCTTGGTCATTGTGGACTATCTGCATCTAAATGCACACATGGCACAGGTGTTCATCTTGCAGCTGCTACTTGTCCCTTTGCCAG TGCTAGATACTGTGATGTTGACGAAAATGGGGTTCGACACTTGGTCTTTTGCCGTGTAATTATGGGGAATATGGAGCTTCTCCGTCTTGGCACTAGACAGTTTCGTCCCAGTAATAGTGACTTTGATAGTGGGGTGGATGACATCCACAATCCAAGATACTATATAGTATGGAATATGAATACGAACACCCACATCTATCCAGAATTTGTTGTTAGTTTCAAGGTCTCTTCTAATGCTGAAG AGGAACTAGTTGAATACGGTTTCCATTTGGATGGAAGGTTTCATCCCTAG
- the LOC123903862 gene encoding inactive poly [ADP-ribose] polymerase RCD1-like isoform X1, whose amino-acid sequence MEANNEKALGRAVLNLKRKRASRYNTCPDGALRSVLPQWTSLISQRNKVVKRMRLNRYKSKPTNSEITFGQSLVRYYMNYKKSGRPERLMVYQNGGWKDFPQVVVDLVRKDFDAKKAAAEVELNGDHLVLNFLHMYQMNLKTGLQQPIAWIDETGCCFFPEIYATSDEGPYDLCNQDRGKGHEYPNESNEIKLHLEIEINGVNESKLGECSGESNVIVKHIEIDAKQACNQNDLEIEDSSNEMGNVGEAIEQNNDIGFNAYNEAVYGKLDLDTVQKMFLKGIGSFVSADIVEIYPFSSTLMQSRFELFEKQAEITKNCRGDANVRYAWLASSKGELSTMMKCGLGHCGLSASKCTHGTGVHLAAATCPFASARYCDVDENGVRHLVFCRVIMGNMELLRLGTRQFRPSNSDFDSGVDDIHNPRYYIVWNMNTNTHIYPEFVVSFKVSSNAEGLLGSENKKNILEVNSASHGPKILPRSASSTVDSGTATSLPKAPTSPWMSFPMLFDAIRDKVLAEDMEVINMHYLDFKSKKMTRVDLVKKLKDIVGDALLRDAISGHHRKIPSQSSCVVKMES is encoded by the exons ATGGAAGCAAACAACGAAAAGGCATTGGGTAGGGCTGTGCTCAATCTGAAGCGTAAGCGTGCTTCTCGATATAATACATGTCCAGATGGAGCTCTGCGTTCAGTGTTACCTCAATGGACATCACTAATATCACAAAGAAACAAGGTTGTTAAACGGATGAGATTGAACAGGTACAAAAGCAAGCCGACGAACTCAGAGATTACTTTTGGGCAGTCGTTGGTTAGGTATTATATGAATTATAAGAAGAGCGGACGCCCAGAACGTTTGATGGTCTATCAAAATGGCGGATGGAAGGACTTTCCTCAGGTCGTTGTTGACTTGGTTAGGAAAGattttgatgcaaagaaagcaGCTGCAGAGGTGGAGTTAAATGGCGATCATCTTGTGCTGAATTTTTTGCACATGTATCAGATGAATTTGAAAACTGGTTTGCAGCAACCTATTGCTTGGATTGATGAGACAGGGTGCTGCTTTTTCCCCGAAATTTATGCCACTTCTGATGAAGGGCCTTATGATCTCTGCAATCAGGACAGGGGAAAAGGTCATGAATATCCTAATGAATCtaatgaaattaaattacatttagAAATTGAAATAAATGGAGTGAATGAATCCAAGTTGGGGGAGTGCAGTGGTGAGTCCAATGTTATAGTTAAGCATATTGAAATCGATGCTAAACAAGCCTGCAATCAAAATGATTTAGAAATTGAAGATAGCAGTAATGAAATGGGAAATGTTGGTGAGGCCATTGAGCAAAATAATGATATAGGTTTTAATGCTTATAATGAAGCTGTATATGGAAAGTTAGATTTGGATACTGTACAGAAGATGTTTCTTAAGGGAATTGGTAGTTTTGTTAGTGCTGACATAGTTGAGATTTACCCCTTCTCAAGTACATTAATGCAATCACGATTTGAGCTTTTTGAGAAGCAAGctgaaattacaaaaaattgTCGTGGGGATGCTAATGTTCGATATGCTTGGCTTGCTTCTTCTAAAGGAGAACTATCTACTATGATGAAGTGTGGGCTTGGTCATTGTGGACTATCTGCATCTAAATGCACACATGGCACAGGTGTTCATCTTGCAGCTGCTACTTGTCCCTTTGCCAG TGCTAGATACTGTGATGTTGACGAAAATGGGGTTCGACACTTGGTCTTTTGCCGTGTAATTATGGGGAATATGGAGCTTCTCCGTCTTGGCACTAGACAGTTTCGTCCCAGTAATAGTGACTTTGATAGTGGGGTGGATGACATCCACAATCCAAGATACTATATAGTATGGAATATGAATACGAACACCCACATCTATCCAGAATTTGTTGTTAGTTTCAAGGTCTCTTCTAATGCTGAAG GCCTTTTGGGAAGTgagaataagaaaaatattttggaGGTTAATTCAGCTAGCCATGGTCCTAAAATCTTGCCTCGCTCTGCGTCTTCGACAGTAGACTCC GGAACAGCAACTAGTTTGCCTAAAGCTCCAACATCCCCTTGGATGTCTTTTCCTATGCTTTTTGATGCTATTAGAGACAAGGTTCTTGCCGAGGATATGGAAGTTATCAATATGCATTATCTGGACTTCAAG TCAAAAAAGATGACTCGTGTTGATCTTGTGAAGAAGTTGAAGGATATTGTGGGAGATGCTCTCTTGAGAGATGCAATATCTGGTCATCATCGCAAG ATACCATCCCAATCATCTTGCGTGGTCAAAATGGAATCCTGA
- the LOC123903863 gene encoding GPI ethanolamine phosphate transferase 2-like isoform X1 codes for MSSISCTKLTLFTISALIIQFIGLSLFVFAFFPVKPLLSGYSGSESFRRPTCDDGVEANPNEATLPPDRRRFLYQEVSEMPPSYDRLILMVIDGLPAEFVLGKMGQPPSKAFMEAMPYTQSLLANGMGVGYHAIAAAPTVTMPRLKAMVSGAIGGFLDVASNFNSQAYSDDNLIAQFFKIGWKMVMHGDNTWLKLFPGFFARHDGVSSFFVKDTVQVDRNVSRHLGDELSRDDWNLLILHYLGLDHVGHIGGRSSALMASKLSEMDEVVRMIHTNILQNLENDQRQMLLVVVSDHGMTESGNHGGSSYEETDSLALFIGPKNHASSHTLSNHDTIFQVDIAPTLALLFGVPIPKNNIGVLISQMVDSLTDEQKLRALQLNSWQLFRLLQAQLPDLSCRNFPCDSFITDSGPTISECKGSKEKLFCCLYLNAAALHDAWRDEVVIKSNNTEGYNTTVAAYHEFLSRASEWLSHKATDRPISSLAFGVAALITSCLILLKLLFVIHKEVPAQEIQDVENYMKPRKLDEVFILLGILILVISMGSSSMIEEEHYIWHFLTSTISLLFFRKAIQSFDLNKAVGDLISAEKKNYTSGCQISLLFLIIFCGRILKGWHQGGVNWTNLPDISSWLEQAGSQYINLIQITSCVIIFMLGIFLLFLLQSKKKVIMVIGLSLLMSGLLVLQHFMKHQNMSASNNKDATLSVQVFYAVLGITTVTVVLVLPWVMPKNTHEKCSKWNLYMSASVPTEIQNMTPIFVLKDSLYVIGCMYITFWCLLQLLLQRPINAMPLLLLNVQILAYMLAFSSCGSHHNKQWVEIAALYNLGMAGHFALGNSNTLATIDVAGAFIGISSHSTFLSGVLMYIITYASPMLFFFSLVMYISIKITICPLVTDGGNSGEILKSFLGFPCLVPLSINSILLSAYTIVLVLMRNHLFIWSVYSPKYLYVCAATACVYIGVFLVVTTVIYTYIVLFWLRKSFSITSKEDGTR; via the exons ATGTCTTCAATTTCATGCACAAAATTAACACTATTCACCATATCAGCACTCATCATCCAGTTCATCGGTCTCTCGCTTTTCGTCTTCGCTTTCTTCCCTGTCAAACCACTTCTATCCGGCTACAG tGGCTCTGAGAGTTTCCGACGTCCAACCTGTGATGACGGTGTCGAAGCGAATCCGAATGAAGCAACTCTGCCTCCAGATCGCCGGAGGTTTTTGTATCAG GAAGTATCTGAGATGCCTCCTTCTTATGATCGACTCATCTTAATG GTCATTGATGGTCTTCCAGCAGAATTTGTGCTTGGTAAGATGGGTCAGCCACCAAGCAAGGCTTTTATGGAAGCTATGCCATACACCCAGTCATTGCTAGCAAATGGAATGGGTGTGGGATATCATGCAATAGCTGCAGCGCCAACAGTTACCATGCCTCGTTTGAAA GCCATGGTTTCTGGAGCAATAGGGGGCTTCCTGGATGTAGCTTCCAACTTTAACTCCCAGGCTTATTCAGATGACAATCTTATTG CACAATTCTTTAAGATTGGATGGAAAATGGTTATGCATGGTGATAATACATGGCTGAAGTTATTTCCTGGTTTCTTTGCACGGCATGACGGAGTTAGCAGTTTTTTT GTTAAAGATACTGTACAAGTGGATCGTAATGTGTCTCGACATCTTGGTGATGAACTTAGCAGAGATGACTGGAATTTACTC ATACTTCATTATCTAGGCTTGGATCATGTTGGTCATATTGGTGGACGAAGCAG TGCATTAATGGCTTCAAAACTTTCCGAAATGGATGAAGTAGTGAGGATGATTCATACTAATATCTTGcaaaatcttgaaaatgatcAAAGGCAAATGCTTCTG GTTGTAGTCAGTGACCATGGAATGACAGAAAGTGGTAATCATGGAGGTTCATCGTATGAGGAAACAGACTCTCTAGCTCTTTTTATTGGACCAAAAAACCATGCTTCTAGCCACACATTATCCAATCATGACACGATTTTTCAG GTTGACATTGCTCCAACATTAGCTTTACTTTTTGGCGTGCCTATTCCCAAAAACAATATTGGTGTTTTGATCTCTCAAATGGTCGACTCTCTGACTG ATGAACAAAAGTTGAGGGCACTGCAGTTGAACTCATGGCAGTTATTCAGATTACTTCAAGCACAATTGCCTGATTTGTCTTGTAGAAATTTTCCATGTGATTCTTTCATTACTGATAGTGGACCCACAATTAGTGAATGCAAAGGTAGCAAGGAAAAGTTGTTTTGTTGCTTGTATTTAAACGCCGCCGCTCTTCATGATGCCTGGAGGGATGAAGTAGTCATTAA gtctaaTAATACAGAAGGATACAACACCACTGTTGCAGCATATCATGAGTTTCTAAGCAGAGCAAGCGAGTGGCTATCACACAAAGCAACTGAT AGACCAATTAGCTCACTTGCTTTTGGAGTTGCTGCTTTGATCACATCTTGCTTGATACTGCTAAAACTTCTATTTGTTATCCACAAAGAAGTTCCTGCTCAGGAAATTCAAGATGTAGAGAATTATATGAAGCCACGGAAGTTGGATGAAGTGTTCATTTTGTTAGGCATCCTGATTCTTGTTATTAGTATGGGATCAAGTTCAATGATTGAGGAAGAGCATTACATTTGGCATTTCCTAACATCCACAATTAGCTTGTTATTTTTTCGGAAAGCAATACAATCGTTTGACCTTAACAAAGCAGTTGGTGATCTCATTTCAGCAGAGAAAAAAAACTACACATCAGGATGCCAAATTAGTTTGTTattccttattattttttgtggAAGAATTTTGAAAGGCTGGCATCAAGGTGGTGTAAATTGGACGAACCTTCCTGACATTTCTTCCTGGCTTGAGCAGGCTGGAAGTCAATATATAAATCTGATACAGATAACATCATGTGTCATAATCTTCATGTTGGGCATATTTCTATTATTCCTATTGcagtccaaaaaaaaagttataatggTCATTGGGTTGAGCCTTTTAATGTCTGGTTTGTTGGTATTGCAGCATTTTATGAAACATCAGAACATGTCTGCCTCAAACAATAAGGATGCCACCTTATCAGTTCAAGTTTTCTATGCTGTTCTGGGAATTACTACTGTTACAGTTGTATTGGTTTTGCCATGGGTTATGCCTAAGAATACTCATGAAAAGTGCTCAAAATGGAACCTCTACATGTCTGCTTCTGTTCCTACAGAAATCCAGAATATGACACCAatatttgttttaaaagatTCTTTGTATGTTATAGGGTGCATGTACATAACATTCTGGTGTCTTCTGCAGTTGTTGCTTCAACGACCGATTAATGCAATGCCTTTGTTGTTGCTCAATGTTCAAATTTTGGCTTACATGCTTGCTTTCTCTTCTTGTGGGTCACATCATAATAAACAGTGGGTCGAG ATTGCTGCTCTGTACAATCTTGGAATGGCAGGCCATTTTGCTCTTGGGAACAGTAACACGCTAGCTACCATTGATGTGGCTGGAGCTTTTATT GGAATTTCAAGTCATTCAACCTTCCTTTCAGGTGTTCTAATGTACATCATTACATATGCATCCCCAAtgttattctttttttctttggtgATGTACATCTCTATCAAGATCACAATCTGTCCACTAGTTACCGACGGTGGAAATTCTGGAGAAATTCTTAAGTCTTTTCTTGGATTTCCTTGCCTAGTACCACTGAGCATAAACTCCATTCTCTTGTCAGCATACACGATTGTCTTAGTGTTGATGAGgaaccatttatttatttggagCGTCTACTCTCCCAA GTACCTTTATGTCTGTGCAGCAACTGCATGTGTCTATATTGGGGTCTTCCTTGTTGTCACAACTGTGATTTATACATATATAGTGCTTTTCTGGCTGAGAAAGAGTTTTTCCATAACTAGCAAGGAAGATGGTACGCGATAA
- the LOC123903863 gene encoding GPI ethanolamine phosphate transferase 2-like isoform X2 yields the protein MGQPPSKAFMEAMPYTQSLLANGMGVGYHAIAAAPTVTMPRLKAMVSGAIGGFLDVASNFNSQAYSDDNLIAQFFKIGWKMVMHGDNTWLKLFPGFFARHDGVSSFFVKDTVQVDRNVSRHLGDELSRDDWNLLILHYLGLDHVGHIGGRSSALMASKLSEMDEVVRMIHTNILQNLENDQRQMLLVVVSDHGMTESGNHGGSSYEETDSLALFIGPKNHASSHTLSNHDTIFQVDIAPTLALLFGVPIPKNNIGVLISQMVDSLTDEQKLRALQLNSWQLFRLLQAQLPDLSCRNFPCDSFITDSGPTISECKGSKEKLFCCLYLNAAALHDAWRDEVVIKSNNTEGYNTTVAAYHEFLSRASEWLSHKATDRPISSLAFGVAALITSCLILLKLLFVIHKEVPAQEIQDVENYMKPRKLDEVFILLGILILVISMGSSSMIEEEHYIWHFLTSTISLLFFRKAIQSFDLNKAVGDLISAEKKNYTSGCQISLLFLIIFCGRILKGWHQGGVNWTNLPDISSWLEQAGSQYINLIQITSCVIIFMLGIFLLFLLQSKKKVIMVIGLSLLMSGLLVLQHFMKHQNMSASNNKDATLSVQVFYAVLGITTVTVVLVLPWVMPKNTHEKCSKWNLYMSASVPTEIQNMTPIFVLKDSLYVIGCMYITFWCLLQLLLQRPINAMPLLLLNVQILAYMLAFSSCGSHHNKQWVEIAALYNLGMAGHFALGNSNTLATIDVAGAFIGISSHSTFLSGVLMYIITYASPMLFFFSLVMYISIKITICPLVTDGGNSGEILKSFLGFPCLVPLSINSILLSAYTIVLVLMRNHLFIWSVYSPKYLYVCAATACVYIGVFLVVTTVIYTYIVLFWLRKSFSITSKEDGTR from the exons ATGGGTCAGCCACCAAGCAAGGCTTTTATGGAAGCTATGCCATACACCCAGTCATTGCTAGCAAATGGAATGGGTGTGGGATATCATGCAATAGCTGCAGCGCCAACAGTTACCATGCCTCGTTTGAAA GCCATGGTTTCTGGAGCAATAGGGGGCTTCCTGGATGTAGCTTCCAACTTTAACTCCCAGGCTTATTCAGATGACAATCTTATTG CACAATTCTTTAAGATTGGATGGAAAATGGTTATGCATGGTGATAATACATGGCTGAAGTTATTTCCTGGTTTCTTTGCACGGCATGACGGAGTTAGCAGTTTTTTT GTTAAAGATACTGTACAAGTGGATCGTAATGTGTCTCGACATCTTGGTGATGAACTTAGCAGAGATGACTGGAATTTACTC ATACTTCATTATCTAGGCTTGGATCATGTTGGTCATATTGGTGGACGAAGCAG TGCATTAATGGCTTCAAAACTTTCCGAAATGGATGAAGTAGTGAGGATGATTCATACTAATATCTTGcaaaatcttgaaaatgatcAAAGGCAAATGCTTCTG GTTGTAGTCAGTGACCATGGAATGACAGAAAGTGGTAATCATGGAGGTTCATCGTATGAGGAAACAGACTCTCTAGCTCTTTTTATTGGACCAAAAAACCATGCTTCTAGCCACACATTATCCAATCATGACACGATTTTTCAG GTTGACATTGCTCCAACATTAGCTTTACTTTTTGGCGTGCCTATTCCCAAAAACAATATTGGTGTTTTGATCTCTCAAATGGTCGACTCTCTGACTG ATGAACAAAAGTTGAGGGCACTGCAGTTGAACTCATGGCAGTTATTCAGATTACTTCAAGCACAATTGCCTGATTTGTCTTGTAGAAATTTTCCATGTGATTCTTTCATTACTGATAGTGGACCCACAATTAGTGAATGCAAAGGTAGCAAGGAAAAGTTGTTTTGTTGCTTGTATTTAAACGCCGCCGCTCTTCATGATGCCTGGAGGGATGAAGTAGTCATTAA gtctaaTAATACAGAAGGATACAACACCACTGTTGCAGCATATCATGAGTTTCTAAGCAGAGCAAGCGAGTGGCTATCACACAAAGCAACTGAT AGACCAATTAGCTCACTTGCTTTTGGAGTTGCTGCTTTGATCACATCTTGCTTGATACTGCTAAAACTTCTATTTGTTATCCACAAAGAAGTTCCTGCTCAGGAAATTCAAGATGTAGAGAATTATATGAAGCCACGGAAGTTGGATGAAGTGTTCATTTTGTTAGGCATCCTGATTCTTGTTATTAGTATGGGATCAAGTTCAATGATTGAGGAAGAGCATTACATTTGGCATTTCCTAACATCCACAATTAGCTTGTTATTTTTTCGGAAAGCAATACAATCGTTTGACCTTAACAAAGCAGTTGGTGATCTCATTTCAGCAGAGAAAAAAAACTACACATCAGGATGCCAAATTAGTTTGTTattccttattattttttgtggAAGAATTTTGAAAGGCTGGCATCAAGGTGGTGTAAATTGGACGAACCTTCCTGACATTTCTTCCTGGCTTGAGCAGGCTGGAAGTCAATATATAAATCTGATACAGATAACATCATGTGTCATAATCTTCATGTTGGGCATATTTCTATTATTCCTATTGcagtccaaaaaaaaagttataatggTCATTGGGTTGAGCCTTTTAATGTCTGGTTTGTTGGTATTGCAGCATTTTATGAAACATCAGAACATGTCTGCCTCAAACAATAAGGATGCCACCTTATCAGTTCAAGTTTTCTATGCTGTTCTGGGAATTACTACTGTTACAGTTGTATTGGTTTTGCCATGGGTTATGCCTAAGAATACTCATGAAAAGTGCTCAAAATGGAACCTCTACATGTCTGCTTCTGTTCCTACAGAAATCCAGAATATGACACCAatatttgttttaaaagatTCTTTGTATGTTATAGGGTGCATGTACATAACATTCTGGTGTCTTCTGCAGTTGTTGCTTCAACGACCGATTAATGCAATGCCTTTGTTGTTGCTCAATGTTCAAATTTTGGCTTACATGCTTGCTTTCTCTTCTTGTGGGTCACATCATAATAAACAGTGGGTCGAG ATTGCTGCTCTGTACAATCTTGGAATGGCAGGCCATTTTGCTCTTGGGAACAGTAACACGCTAGCTACCATTGATGTGGCTGGAGCTTTTATT GGAATTTCAAGTCATTCAACCTTCCTTTCAGGTGTTCTAATGTACATCATTACATATGCATCCCCAAtgttattctttttttctttggtgATGTACATCTCTATCAAGATCACAATCTGTCCACTAGTTACCGACGGTGGAAATTCTGGAGAAATTCTTAAGTCTTTTCTTGGATTTCCTTGCCTAGTACCACTGAGCATAAACTCCATTCTCTTGTCAGCATACACGATTGTCTTAGTGTTGATGAGgaaccatttatttatttggagCGTCTACTCTCCCAA GTACCTTTATGTCTGTGCAGCAACTGCATGTGTCTATATTGGGGTCTTCCTTGTTGTCACAACTGTGATTTATACATATATAGTGCTTTTCTGGCTGAGAAAGAGTTTTTCCATAACTAGCAAGGAAGATGGTACGCGATAA